Sequence from the Burkholderia sp. GAS332 genome:
AGATGTCGAGACTGCTGGCGTCCACATCGGGACGAATCGGAATCGAGCCTTTCTTCGCACTGAATGCGACTTGCGCGGCCGGCGAGGTCATCACCGTGGCAAGCAGATTCTGCGCCTTGATCGCGTTGGCATTGTCGGTTTTCGGGAACACGAACACGTCGCCCGCGACCAGATACGGCGAGTGCGGACCGAAACCCGGGAAGCAGCCGAAGTCCTTGCCCGCAATCTGGTTGGCCGCCGAGAATTCGCCCTTGGCCCAGTCACCCATGATCTGCACCCCCGCCTTGCCGGAAATCACCAGCGCGGTGGCATCGTTCCAGTTGCGACCAGGCGAGCCCGGATCGACGAAATCATGCAAGCGCTTGAACTGCGCGAGCACCTTCTTGAACGCGTCGGACTTGACCGCGTTCATGTCGCGATCACGATACACCTTCAGATAAAGATCGGGACCGCCGACGTCGGCGAAGACCGCGTCGAACGTGATCTTTTCCTGCCACGGCTGGCCGCCGAGCGCGAGCGGGATCACACCCGCGGCTTTCAGCTTGCCGAGATCGGCGAGGAATTCGTCATAGCTCTTCGGCTCGGCAGTAATGCCGGCCTTCTGGAACACCGGCTTCGAGTAGAAGAACCAGGCCGGCATGTGAATATCGACCGGCGCGGCGTAGTAATGGCCGTTCACCCGGATGCTGTCGATGATCGATTGCGGGAACACGCCGTTCCAGTTTTCTTTCGCGGCGACGTCGTCGACGTTGTTCAGCAGGCCCTGATCGATCAGGTCATGAAACTGCTTGGAGGTATTGAACTGCGCAGCGGTGGGTGGATCGCCGCCGACGATCCGGTTGATCGCAGTGGAGCGCGCCTGATCGGCGCCGGCCACCGCGTTATCGACCCACAGGCCACCGGCCTTGTTGTACGCATCGGCGAACTGGCGGATCGCGGCCGACTCGCCGCCCGAGGTCCACCAGTGAATCACGTTGGCCTTCAAGGGTTCAGCGGCATGCGCGACGGCGCCAACCAACGCCAGTGCCGCAACCACGCCTCGTAAGGCCATTTTTCTGCTGTTCATTCCGTCTCCTGTCGATTGGAGTTAGTGCTTCAGCTGTCGATCGGAGTTCGCGCTTTAGCGCGCTAGTCCGATCCCATGCAAAGCTCTTACTCCAGTCCCATGCAACATAGTTGCACAAGGCTTTGCGCCTGTGTTTCAAGTCGACATACAAACTAGCTCACCTGCCGTTAAACCCGTGCTTTACGCTCCTTCAAAAATTTCGCCACTAACTCCGCGCTACGTTTGACCGTGCGCTTCTGCGTACTGTAGTCGATATGTACGACACCAAAGCGACGCTCATACCCAAACGCCCACTCGAAGTTATCCATCAGCGACCACAGAAAATAGCCGCGAATATCCACGCCGGCCTTGATCGCCTGATCGACCGCCGCGAGATGGCGCTTAAGGAACGAGATGCGCTGCGTATCGTCGACGTGGCCGTCGATCACCTTGTCGTCCGAGGCCATGCCGTTTTCGGTGATGTAGATCGGCGGCAGGTTGTGATACGTACGCTTGAAACCGGTCAGCAGATCGCGCAAACCATCGGGATACACCTCCCAGCCCATCTGCGTGCGCTCGACACCTTCGAGCGGCACGTCCCGGAATCCATGCGCGCCGTCACTCGCGACGTTGGTGCGGAAGTAATAGTTGATGCCGAGGAAATCGAGCGGCGCGGAAATGGTTTGCATGTCGCCGTCGAGCACCAGCGGCTCGGTGCCCGGCCACAACTCGAACAGGTCTTGCGGATACGCGCCCTTGAGCAAGGGATCAAGAATCCACGCGTTGTGCTGGACTTCGAACAGATGCGCCGCACGCTGATCGGTCGCGCTGTCGCTATTAGCCGTGCCGCGGCCAATGTTGGCGACGATACCTTTCTGTGAAGCCGGATCGTTGGCGCGCAATACTGGAATCGCGAGGCCGTGCGCGAGCAATAGGTGATGCATCGCCTGCGTCGCAAAGCGGTCGTTGGCGAGGCCCGGCGCGTGATGCCCGTTCCCGTAGCCGAGATACGCCGAGCACCACGGCTCGTTGAGCGTCGCCCATGCGTCGACCGTGCCGGCCAGTTCGCGGCTCATCAGGTCGGCGTAGTCGGCGAAACGGTAAGCGGTGTCGCGATTGAGCCAGCCGCCGCGGTCTTCCAGATGCTGCGGCAAGTCCCAGTGATAGAGCGTTACGGAGGTCGTGATGCCCTTCTCTTTGAGGCGGTTCAGGAGCCGCTTGTAGAAATCGAGCCCTTTGCGATTGGGCAGGCCTGCCGCGTCCATGACACGTGGCCATGCGATCGAGAGCCGATAACCTTCGAGGCCGAGCGAGGCCAGCATCTCGACGTCCGCTTCCCAGCGATGATAGTGATCGCAGGCAACGGCGCCGGTGTCGCCGGCCAGCACCTTGCCGGGCGTCGCGGAGAAAGTGTCCCAGATCGACCGCAGGCGGCCGTCTTCATTCACCGCACCTTCGATCTGATACGAAGCCGTGGCGGCGCCAAGCAGGAAGTTCTTGCGCCACAGCGACGAGTCCGCGGGCGGGGTGAAGGGGTCGGTGAGCGAACCGTTGGAAAACGCTGGGGATAGGGTGTCGAATACAGCGGATGCGTCGTTTGCCACGGATTCTCTCCTGCGCTGAGGTCATTGAACCGGGTACGGCAAAACTCGATGTGGATGCTGCCTGGCAGCTAAAGTGGAAGCGCTTCCACAAAGACCAGCGAACGATAGCAGTGGCGGATTGAACGCAGCAATCAGGGTTTGTCTGGAGCAGTGCCTGGCACGCGCGGCGCTCGGATGCGCCGCGCATCGAGTCCCCCTGCTCCATGACAGAGCGTCAGGCGGTTATGGCACGAACCTTTAGCCAAGATCGGGGCCAGTCTGGCTGGCTCAACTAATTGCAGGTTCAACCGCTGACTGTCCTAGTCGTAGTTCAGAACCACGGAACGCGATGGATCAATCGCCATCATTACCCCCAGCACTGGTCGGCTCGTCGATTGGGTGCTGCGTGACGTTCATGTGTTGTTTGATGTCGGGTCGGCCCAATGCAATCGTATTGAGCATTGCAACTCCAAGTTGTCGTGCTAATTCGTCGTCAAACTTGAACTCTTCATCGTCCAGAAAAAACGGCACTTCGATGACTCCGCGCACGACCGGAGCCAGCGTAGCTGAATCTACCGCTTGCATGATCAACTGCTTAGGATCTTCTGAGTAGGTCAGAACCAAGGAATACGGTGGATGTTTAGCCATCTAAACCCTCTGCACTGTTGATATACGAATAGGGCGGATGTCAGCCCGTGTCCTTTTGCGTAATAGCTTCGAGTCAGTTTCCTTGCGGCTCGCTACTTCGCTGTTCTGACGACTAGTCGATTGGGTCGTGCGTAACGCTTATGTATTGCTTGATGTCCGGCTGACCCAGTGCAATCAGATTGAGCACGCCACCACCAAACCGACGAACAAATTCGTCGTCAATCCTGAAATCAAATTCGTCCAGCAAAACCGGCACTTCGAGTTCTCCAGCCAAAACTGGGGCCACCCTAGTCCGTGAAACAGATTGCACAATCAACCATTGACGATCTTCGTCGTAACTTACAACCACGGAACACGGCGGAAAATTAGTCATCGATATCCTCCGTATCGGACTGTCCTGGCAGCTCGTCGATTGGCTGCTGCGTGACGTTCATGTATTTCTCGATGTTAGGCTGGCCCAGCGCAATCAAGTTGAGCATTGCGACTCCAAGCCGTCGCGCGAATTCATCGTCAAGCTTGAAATCGTATTCGTCCAACAAGATCGGCATTTCGAGTTTTCCGGCCACGATCGTGGCCAACTTGGCTGGTTCAACAGCTTGCACAATCAACTGTTGGCAATCTTCGACATAGGTCACAATCACGGAATAAGGCGTATGCTTAACCATCAATACCCTCTGCACTGGTTGTAATTTCGGAATGCATTCTGTTTGCACAGTGCGGTGCCCCGCACGCCCAGCGCGCGGGCAAGACCGTTGCACATTGTCATATCGACCTCATACTGCGCGAAGCATTCGGCTTCGTGGCCCTCCCTGCCACCACACTTAACCATCCCACCGTCACCACTTCCGGCTCCAAAGAGGGCGCTATATAGCATCGTCCTCTTCGCAGAATCCGTCAGATCAGGCACGAGGACAGGATAAGGAACCTGCAACTGATCGCTTAGCATCAGTTCCGTTGTCTCGCCCCACTTCGGCAGTGGTTCGCTCAGTTCACTACCAAAAAGCCTCTCCGTCAACTTGGCTTTCCACGCCATGTAGCATTCAACGCAGAGCCCTGGAACGAAGGCCTTGGAGTCAGACTGAAGACCTGTGAGGTTGGCAGGTGGCGAAACCGGATCGTTACCCAACTCCCAGTTGGTGAGCCACACACCCAGTTCCGCATCG
This genomic interval carries:
- a CDS encoding carbohydrate ABC transporter substrate-binding protein, CUT1 family encodes the protein MNSRKMALRGVVAALALVGAVAHAAEPLKANVIHWWTSGGESAAIRQFADAYNKAGGLWVDNAVAGADQARSTAINRIVGGDPPTAAQFNTSKQFHDLIDQGLLNNVDDVAAKENWNGVFPQSIIDSIRVNGHYYAAPVDIHMPAWFFYSKPVFQKAGITAEPKSYDEFLADLGKLKAAGVIPLALGGQPWQEKITFDAVFADVGGPDLYLKVYRDRDMNAVKSDAFKKVLAQFKRLHDFVDPGSPGRNWNDATALVISGKAGVQIMGDWAKGEFSAANQIAGKDFGCFPGFGPHSPYLVAGDVFVFPKTDNANAIKAQNLLATVMTSPAAQVAFSAKKGSIPIRPDVDASSLDICAKEGIAIMKDKSRQLPNPEMLLAPDTQGALIDVITNFWNKNQSVDDAQKAFASALKS
- a CDS encoding beta-glucosidase encodes the protein MANDASAVFDTLSPAFSNGSLTDPFTPPADSSLWRKNFLLGAATASYQIEGAVNEDGRLRSIWDTFSATPGKVLAGDTGAVACDHYHRWEADVEMLASLGLEGYRLSIAWPRVMDAAGLPNRKGLDFYKRLLNRLKEKGITTSVTLYHWDLPQHLEDRGGWLNRDTAYRFADYADLMSRELAGTVDAWATLNEPWCSAYLGYGNGHHAPGLANDRFATQAMHHLLLAHGLAIPVLRANDPASQKGIVANIGRGTANSDSATDQRAAHLFEVQHNAWILDPLLKGAYPQDLFELWPGTEPLVLDGDMQTISAPLDFLGINYYFRTNVASDGAHGFRDVPLEGVERTQMGWEVYPDGLRDLLTGFKRTYHNLPPIYITENGMASDDKVIDGHVDDTQRISFLKRHLAAVDQAIKAGVDIRGYFLWSLMDNFEWAFGYERRFGVVHIDYSTQKRTVKRSAELVAKFLKERKARV